The nucleotide sequence AAAGAGGACATGGCCTGCCTATTTGCCCAGGCATAGTTTGCCGCGCAGGCCATGGCGGAGAGGTAATCCCTTCCCGCAGCCGACTTGATCTGTGCGCATGCCAGCTGCCTGTCAGGAATTTCTATCCCCTCGTCCAGGGTAACGCGTCCCAGCCTTTTCAGGAACTCGTCGCATATCTGATACCCGAGCCCCCTCGATCCGGAGTGTATCTGAACGACAACGCCGTCGGTGAAAAGCCCGAAGGAGTTAGCTGCCGCCTCATCGTAGATCTCGTCCACGAAGCCGACCTCTATGAAGTGGTTGCCGCTCCCCAATGTCCCCATCTGGTCCCTCCCCCTCTCGAACACGCGCTCCGATAGGAGTTTGGGGTCGGCCCCCTCCATCCTTCCGCCGTCCTCGGTGTGAACGAGGTCTGCCTCAGTCCCCATCCCGTTCTTCACGGCCCACCTCGCCCCCTCCCTCAACACGTCGAGCTCGTCCTTTCCCCTCAACCTCAGCTTCCCCGCGGAGCCTACCCCGGAGGGGATTGTGTGAAAAAGCTCCATGGTCAGCTCCTTTATCTTCGGTAATACCTCCGAGACCTGAAGCTCCGACCTCAAGAGCCTGACTCCGCAGTTTATATCGTACCCGACCCCTCCCGGAGATATGACGCCGGTATCGACATCGAAGGCCGCGACCCCGCCGATCGGAAACCCGTAGCCCCAGTGTATGTCGGGCATGGCCAGGGACGGGCCGACAATCCCTGGAAGGGTCGCAACGTTTGCGACCTGAACGGGGCCGTTATCTTTTTTCACGTCCTCGATCATCGCATCGTCGGAGTAGATGATCCCATCGGTCCGCATCTTTCCGGACCTTTCTATCTTCCACCTGTACGGGTCTATCTTTTTAAGCTTTATATCCATTGTCTTCCCCTCATACGTCAAAGACGATCGCGGCCCTGTGCCTATCGCCCTCACTACTATCGGCTCCGTCTATCTCTATCTTAAGCCCGTGATAGGTGACCGCCTTTATCTCCGTCTTGATCCCGTGTCTCTCGATATCGAATTTCTCCCCTGTACATACGGCCTTAACGACCTTTTCAGTCAACTCGACAATCTCAAAACGAAAAAGCACAACTCCCTTTACGGTAAAGGTGTACAGAAGCTCTCTCAACCAGTCGATCAGGAGCTCTTCGAGGGAGTCTCCCGCCGCGGCGACCTCACGGCGAATCTCCTTTTCCCCTCCCAGCCGGTCGATCCCCACGAGGAGGTCGGCCAACGCCTCCCCCGCCGAGACAAACAGCCCCTCCCTCCCCTCTCCGACAACCTCGATCCTCAGATCGGCGGTGTGGTCAAGGAGCCGATATTTATTGCCACGGCTATTGTTACGGCTATTTTTATGGGCCTTCACCGGAAACGCCCCGCTAAAAAATATTCCTTCTCCTATAGATATTGAGGAGGAGACCCACCCCGATAAGCATCGTCACTAGCGACGTCCCACCGTAGGAGAGAAACGGCAGAGGGATGCCGACGACGGGAAATATCCCTGTCGCCATTCCTATGTTGATAAACGACTGCCACATTATGATGATCGAGATTCCCACCGCCACCACCGCTCCGAAGACATCCCTCGCCGAGCGGGCAATGTGGAATCCCCTCAGAACAATAATGCAAAAGAGGACGAGAAGTACAATCGATCCGATAAAACCCCACTCCTCGGCCAGGACGCTGAAGATGAAGTCGGTGTGCTGCTCCGGCAGGAACTGAAGCTGGCTCTGGGTGCCGTGCATGTACCCCTTGCCGATGATCTTACCGCTCCCCACGGCGATCTTCGACTGGATGATATGGTAGCCTGAGCCGAGGGGATCGGTGTCCGGCCTGAAAAAAGTGAGTATCCGCTGGCGCTGGTACGGTTTCAGGAACCGCCAGCCAAAGATAAACGCCGGAAACATGGACACCACCCCGGTCAAGATTACCGCCGCGGCGGTTTTTGGGCGCATCTTCACAGCGATGAGAAGGGTGCCAAAGACCAGAACTATGAGTCCCGCAGAGCCAAGGTCGGGCTCCTTTATTATCAGGACGGTCGGAACGACCGCGAGGATCGCCGGGATAAGGAGGTGCCTTATTGTGATGCCGTCAACGGGCATGTTTTTCTGTAAGTAGCGTCCAAGGGCCAGAATCATCGACACCTTCACAAACTCCGAGGGCTGAAACGATATCGGCCCAAGGGCAAACCAGCGGGCGGCGCCTCCGGTTCGATCCCCGAAAAAGAGGACTGCGACGAGGAAGAAAACGGAGACCAAATATATCCCGTAGGCCCACCTCTCGAAAAAGCGGGTGTCGATAAACATGGTGACAAACATGAGAGAGAGCCCGAGCGCTGCCCAGTATATCTGTTTGATGTAGAGGGAGACGGCCGAGATCTCCTCCATCCTTGAGGCGGAGTAGAGGTTCAATATCCCCACCAAGAGGATTATGACAACGGCGGTCAAGAGAACGGTGTCCATCTTTTTTAAAATATCTTTGATCACCTTCTCTTTCTCTCCTTGAGCTCGAAGTACTTCTTTATGACCTCCCCCACTATGGGGGACGCCGCCGTGCCCCCGAACCCGCCGTGCTCAACGAGGACGACGACGGCGATCTCCGGCTTTTCGAGGGGTGCAAAGGCCACAAACCAGGCATGGTCCCGAAGCTCGTAGGGGAGGTATTTGCTGCTCATCCGCCCAGTTATCACCTGGGCCGTACCGGTCTTTCCGCAGACGTTTTTATCCTTTACCCTCGCCCTCCATCCCGTTCCGTGGGGCTCGTTGACGCCGCCGTAAAACCCCGATTTTAATATCTCCAGGTTCTCCGGAGACACCAAAACCTCCCCCCTCTTGACCTTTTTGAATTCCTCTATCGTCTCCCCCTCGGGGCTCAATATCTTCCTTACTATCATCGGCTCGTAGACTGTGCCGCCGTTTGCAGCGGCGGAAAAGGCGACCAGAAGCTGGAGGGGCGTAACGAGGGTATAGCCCTGGCCGATGGAGCACGAAATAGTCTCCCCAGGATACCAGGGCTGGCCGAAGTAGTCCTTCTTCCACTTGGGGGACGGATTTATCCCAACCTTTTCGTTGGAGAGCTTGATTCCCGTAAGCTTGCCGAAGCCGTAGCTGTCGCCGTAGCGTGAGAGCCCCTCGATCCCGACGCCGTTTCCCACCTGATAGAAGAAGACGTCGCACGACTCCACAATGGCCCTGTGGATCTTTATCCCGCCGTGCCCCCCGGCCTTCCAGCAGGCAAAGGCCCTTCCTCCGAATCGATAGTAGCCGGGGCAGTAGAGCTTCTTGTCGATATCGATAAATCCCTCCTCGAGGCCCGCCGTGGCGGTGATCAGCTTATAAGTCGATCCCGGCGGGTATTGTCCCGAGATCCCCTTGTTCTCGAGGGGGTGCCTGGGGTGATTGACCAGCGCCTTCCACTCATCGGCGCTGATACCCTTGGCGAACGTGGCGGGGTCGAAGCCGGGGGCCGAGACCATCGCCAATATCTCGAAGCTCCGGGGATCCATCGCAATGACGGCGCCGGCGTAGTCGTTCTCCTCCATAAGGCGCCTTGCGAACTCCTGAAGCTCAAGGTCTATAGTAAGGACGAAGTTGTTTCCCGGAACGGGATCGACCTTCCCCAGAAACTTAAGCTCCCTTCCGGTGGAATCGACCTCCATCTGGATACCGCCGTCCACGCCCCGTATCTCCCTGTCCCACTGCTCCTCGATCCCGCTCTTTCCGATGATGTCCCCCGTCTTGTATCCCCGGTACTTCTC is from Candidatus Zymogenus saltonus and encodes:
- a CDS encoding archease, which translates into the protein MKAHKNSRNNSRGNKYRLLDHTADLRIEVVGEGREGLFVSAGEALADLLVGIDRLGGEKEIRREVAAAGDSLEELLIDWLRELLYTFTVKGVVLFRFEIVELTEKVVKAVCTGEKFDIERHGIKTEIKAVTYHGLKIEIDGADSSEGDRHRAAIVFDV
- a CDS encoding RtcB family protein, with amino-acid sequence MKLKKIDPYRWKIERSGKMRTDGIIYSDDAMIEDVKKDNGPVQVANVATLPGIVGPSLAMPDIHWGYGFPIGGVAAFDVDTGVISPGGVGYDINCGVRLLRSELQVSEVLPKIKELTMELFHTIPSGVGSAGKLRLRGKDELDVLREGARWAVKNGMGTEADLVHTEDGGRMEGADPKLLSERVFERGRDQMGTLGSGNHFIEVGFVDEIYDEAAANSFGLFTDGVVVQIHSGSRGLGYQICDEFLKRLGRVTLDEGIEIPDRQLACAQIKSAAGRDYLSAMACAANYAWANRQAMSSFIRDVFERFFRASPKDLRMSLVYDVCHNIARIERHEIDGKERELCVHRKGATRALPPGHRLVPEVYRGVGQPILIPGDMGTASYVLVGTEGALKETFGSTCHGAGRVMSRNQAKREARGRSIARELMDGGVFVTARGKTSLAEEMPEAYKDVDSVVEVAHNAGISKKVARLKPIGVMKG
- the mrdA gene encoding penicillin-binding protein 2; translated protein: MSDYDIKRVDPHRSVKVTLIGIVAVLLFMGLCVRLAYLQLYMGETFRILSENNRIRFVKVPAPRGMFFDRHGRVVVDNRPSFDVKLATEYVENIDDALANVSKLTGVEAGILKTNLKREKDKNPKYRPLTVVRDLPKDDMAPLISRIHRYPALELEVLPIRNYVYGPLAPHLFGYMGEIGDDELELEKYRGYKTGDIIGKSGIEEQWDREIRGVDGGIQMEVDSTGRELKFLGKVDPVPGNNFVLTIDLELQEFARRLMEENDYAGAVIAMDPRSFEILAMVSAPGFDPATFAKGISADEWKALVNHPRHPLENKGISGQYPPGSTYKLITATAGLEEGFIDIDKKLYCPGYYRFGGRAFACWKAGGHGGIKIHRAIVESCDVFFYQVGNGVGIEGLSRYGDSYGFGKLTGIKLSNEKVGINPSPKWKKDYFGQPWYPGETISCSIGQGYTLVTPLQLLVAFSAAANGGTVYEPMIVRKILSPEGETIEEFKKVKRGEVLVSPENLEILKSGFYGGVNEPHGTGWRARVKDKNVCGKTGTAQVITGRMSSKYLPYELRDHAWFVAFAPLEKPEIAVVVLVEHGGFGGTAASPIVGEVIKKYFELKERKRR
- the rodA gene encoding rod shape-determining protein RodA codes for the protein MDTVLLTAVVIILLVGILNLYSASRMEEISAVSLYIKQIYWAALGLSLMFVTMFIDTRFFERWAYGIYLVSVFFLVAVLFFGDRTGGAARWFALGPISFQPSEFVKVSMILALGRYLQKNMPVDGITIRHLLIPAILAVVPTVLIIKEPDLGSAGLIVLVFGTLLIAVKMRPKTAAAVILTGVVSMFPAFIFGWRFLKPYQRQRILTFFRPDTDPLGSGYHIIQSKIAVGSGKIIGKGYMHGTQSQLQFLPEQHTDFIFSVLAEEWGFIGSIVLLVLFCIIVLRGFHIARSARDVFGAVVAVGISIIIMWQSFINIGMATGIFPVVGIPLPFLSYGGTSLVTMLIGVGLLLNIYRRRNIF